The proteins below come from a single Roseiflexus sp. RS-1 genomic window:
- a CDS encoding glycosyltransferase gives MKRLRILHVIETLWLGGAQRLLPGLLKGLDPHRFDSHLVGLHDGPLRQEFESAHIPLTMLNARRFYEPRVVAALVRIIREGNFDVVHTHLTGADVVGRVAGALTGVPVVSTMHNIPHDYNQQKFHRRLLQRLTARTLTTRLVMVAPGIGSAYERQWKIPRSRIVAINNAVPMEPYLAIAEGVADGLPPTVTTIGRLSAQKAHHILLEAFRLVLHKRPDARLRIVGDGRLEAALRQQAFLIDIAHAVAFEGLRHDIPVVLSETHVFTLSSLWEGLPVTAVEAMAAARPVVLTDVGGCRDLVTPGVEGTLVPPGNVSALADALIEMLGDPDQQRLFGRRGRAKVRQEFGIEQYVRGHEQLYLSLVAPERRAEIVAVGDQRSSV, from the coding sequence ATGAAGCGTCTGCGTATCCTGCATGTTATCGAAACACTCTGGCTGGGTGGAGCGCAACGGTTGCTGCCGGGCTTGCTGAAGGGTCTCGATCCGCACCGGTTCGACAGTCACCTGGTCGGGCTGCACGACGGACCGTTACGGCAGGAGTTCGAGTCGGCGCATATTCCGCTCACGATGCTGAACGCGCGTCGCTTCTATGAGCCACGGGTGGTTGCGGCGCTGGTGCGCATCATACGTGAGGGCAACTTTGATGTGGTGCATACCCACCTCACCGGCGCCGATGTGGTTGGGCGTGTTGCTGGCGCGCTGACCGGCGTTCCGGTCGTATCGACGATGCACAATATTCCCCACGACTATAATCAGCAGAAGTTTCACCGCCGCCTGTTGCAACGCCTGACGGCGCGAACGCTGACAACACGCCTGGTTATGGTTGCGCCAGGCATCGGCAGCGCATATGAACGTCAGTGGAAGATTCCCCGGTCACGGATCGTTGCGATCAATAATGCTGTGCCGATGGAGCCATATCTGGCGATTGCTGAGGGAGTCGCAGACGGTCTTCCACCAACAGTGACGACGATCGGGCGGTTAAGTGCACAAAAGGCGCACCACATCCTGCTGGAAGCATTTCGCCTGGTTCTTCACAAGCGCCCGGACGCTCGTCTCCGCATCGTCGGCGATGGACGCCTGGAGGCGGCGCTCCGCCAGCAAGCGTTCTTGATCGATATTGCTCATGCCGTGGCTTTTGAAGGACTGCGGCACGATATTCCGGTCGTTCTGTCGGAAACGCACGTGTTCACGCTGTCGTCCCTGTGGGAAGGGTTGCCGGTCACGGCAGTCGAAGCTATGGCGGCGGCGCGTCCGGTCGTTCTGACCGATGTCGGCGGGTGCCGCGACCTGGTGACTCCCGGCGTGGAAGGGACGCTCGTGCCGCCGGGAAACGTGTCTGCCCTGGCTGATGCGCTGATCGAGATGCTTGGCGATCCAGATCAGCAGCGCCTGTTTGGTCGGCGTGGTCGGGCAAAGGTTCGTCAGGAATTCGGTATCGAGCAGTATGTGCGCGGGCACGAGCAGTTGTATCTTTCGCTCGTCGCGCCTGAACGACGGGCAGAGATCGTCGCTGTCGGAGATCAGCGGTCGTCGGTATGA
- a CDS encoding glycosyltransferase family 4 protein produces MTIGVAMVMHDFYPSVGGAQTHTLALSRALRARGVDVIVVTRPYPGAASYEEVEGIPTYRVGVSGGRAIAGWSYLIAGLAVLLRERRRYQILHCHQMISPMTLALMGRALPGKRLVINPHGRGPRGDVAKITRLRPLTGKLRVAAALLWGDAFVAIARDIHHELRTMGVPEARIWDIPNGVDVERFAPATPAERQALRRNLHLPDTPLIMFAGRFTVAKGLDILLNAWAQRDAVLADARLVLVGDGELRERLVQQAHSLGLDRSVIFTGSTTDTAPYLRAADAFVLPSRTEGMPVALLEAMACGLPCIATRVGGSAELIDDEQNGRLIAPEDVDALVRALPEALSMPVWGERARQRIVERYAMDAVAQTYIGLYEAALTHGRSLMARDGTV; encoded by the coding sequence ATGACAATTGGCGTGGCGATGGTCATGCACGATTTCTATCCTTCGGTCGGCGGTGCACAGACGCATACGCTGGCGCTCAGTCGCGCCTTGCGGGCGCGCGGCGTCGATGTGATAGTCGTTACCCGTCCGTATCCTGGCGCCGCATCATACGAAGAAGTCGAAGGCATACCGACGTATCGTGTTGGCGTTTCAGGAGGGCGCGCGATTGCCGGATGGAGCTATCTGATCGCGGGTCTGGCAGTTCTGTTGCGTGAACGGCGGCGATACCAGATTCTACACTGCCACCAGATGATTTCGCCCATGACGCTGGCGCTGATGGGGCGTGCGCTGCCGGGAAAGCGCCTGGTCATCAATCCGCATGGGCGCGGTCCGCGCGGTGATGTGGCAAAGATTACCAGGCTCCGTCCGCTGACCGGCAAACTGCGCGTTGCGGCTGCGCTGCTTTGGGGTGATGCATTTGTTGCAATTGCGCGCGATATCCACCACGAACTGCGCACGATGGGCGTGCCGGAGGCGCGTATCTGGGATATTCCGAATGGCGTCGATGTCGAACGGTTTGCGCCGGCGACTCCTGCAGAACGGCAAGCACTGCGACGAAACCTCCATCTGCCCGACACGCCGCTGATCATGTTCGCTGGACGTTTTACCGTCGCCAAAGGGCTCGATATTCTGCTCAATGCCTGGGCGCAACGTGATGCCGTGCTTGCCGATGCCCGTCTGGTACTGGTCGGCGATGGTGAACTGCGTGAGCGCCTGGTGCAGCAGGCGCACAGCCTGGGGCTTGATCGGTCGGTGATCTTCACCGGCAGCACAACCGATACCGCACCGTATTTGCGGGCAGCTGACGCTTTTGTACTTCCCTCGCGCACCGAAGGCATGCCGGTTGCCCTCCTCGAGGCGATGGCATGTGGTCTCCCCTGTATTGCAACGCGGGTTGGCGGATCGGCGGAACTGATCGATGATGAACAGAACGGGCGACTGATTGCGCCGGAGGATGTTGATGCGCTCGTGCGGGCACTGCCGGAAGCACTCAGCATGCCAGTGTGGGGCGAGCGTGCGCGGCAGCGCATTGTCGAGCGCTATGCCATGGATGCAGTGGCGCAGACGTACATCGGATTGTACGAAGCGGCGCTGACGCACGGTCGCTCGCTGATGGCACGTGATGGGACCGTGTAA
- a CDS encoding O-antigen ligase family protein, translated as MQLERMLKHPVQISVELWCHAWVQIAVVTVVSITTGFVLSRDVPLWVLFGGVGGVMFLALAFFKPEYVAAALLVIHWGNIHDVLIKYHGIPSLVKPMVAILTVVLLARRFLTERPRGLVSDPVIWWILAYLVAGAIGLWFARSTDAVMKQLIDTAKDCIIAALIFNLLATRIAFERAIWGLLIVGATLSALTVYQEITRTYDNNYWGFAQSAVRQISTTMDDRARAFGTVNDPNYFGQLLLVLVPLAVWAILNGRTWRGKTSGIAALLLLLSAIGLTFSRGAYLGVVIVLVVYAMYLRLDARYLLVLPLIGALLYVAPPEFRARFGTLEEIVPGMTNAGVYNDGSIQGRSVKAEIALTMLADHLIFGVGRGNYRFHYRDYINQIEGAGSNTERDAHNLYLEVAAEQGVVGFAVFVGLILTVWSRLRVAEWLFAATGERRMADLAVAVKVGFLGYLVTSLFLHGAYGYMFWLQVGMAVALVVIAQREATGRPTQPVQVAQR; from the coding sequence ATGCAGTTGGAACGTATGCTCAAGCATCCGGTTCAGATAAGCGTCGAACTCTGGTGCCATGCCTGGGTGCAGATCGCGGTGGTCACGGTGGTTTCCATCACCACAGGGTTCGTGCTGTCGCGCGATGTACCGCTGTGGGTGCTGTTCGGCGGCGTGGGCGGGGTGATGTTCCTGGCGCTCGCGTTCTTCAAGCCGGAGTATGTCGCAGCCGCCTTGCTGGTGATCCACTGGGGGAACATCCACGACGTGCTGATCAAGTATCACGGCATCCCTTCTCTGGTCAAGCCGATGGTCGCCATCCTGACAGTTGTGCTGCTGGCGCGACGATTCCTCACCGAACGTCCGCGAGGTCTGGTATCCGACCCGGTTATCTGGTGGATTCTGGCATACCTGGTGGCAGGGGCGATCGGTCTCTGGTTTGCGCGCAGCACCGATGCAGTGATGAAGCAACTGATCGACACGGCGAAAGATTGTATCATCGCCGCGCTAATCTTCAACCTGCTGGCAACACGCATCGCATTCGAACGCGCAATCTGGGGGTTGCTGATCGTTGGTGCGACGCTGAGCGCACTGACCGTCTACCAGGAAATCACCCGCACCTACGACAACAACTACTGGGGATTCGCACAATCGGCAGTGCGCCAGATTTCCACCACGATGGACGACCGCGCGCGCGCGTTTGGGACGGTCAACGATCCGAATTATTTCGGCCAGCTGCTGTTGGTGCTGGTACCGCTGGCAGTATGGGCGATCCTCAACGGGCGCACCTGGCGTGGTAAGACGTCTGGCATTGCAGCGCTCCTGTTGTTACTCTCCGCGATTGGACTTACGTTCTCGCGCGGCGCGTATCTGGGGGTTGTAATCGTGCTGGTAGTGTACGCAATGTATCTGCGGCTCGATGCCCGCTATTTGCTGGTGTTGCCGCTCATCGGGGCGCTCCTGTATGTCGCACCACCTGAGTTTCGCGCGCGTTTCGGCACCCTGGAAGAAATCGTGCCAGGTATGACGAATGCGGGTGTGTATAACGATGGGTCGATCCAGGGGCGGTCGGTCAAGGCTGAAATCGCTCTGACCATGCTGGCTGACCATCTGATCTTCGGGGTTGGACGCGGGAATTACCGGTTCCATTACCGGGACTATATCAACCAGATTGAAGGCGCTGGCTCGAATACCGAGCGTGATGCGCACAACCTCTATCTGGAAGTCGCTGCTGAACAGGGCGTTGTCGGCTTTGCCGTCTTCGTCGGATTGATCCTGACTGTGTGGAGCAGGCTCCGTGTTGCAGAGTGGCTCTTTGCAGCAACTGGCGAACGTCGTATGGCAGATCTCGCGGTAGCGGTGAAGGTCGGTTTCCTTGGATACCTGGTAACATCACTCTTTCTGCACGGCGCCTATGGGTATATGTTCTGGTTGCAGGTCGGCATGGCAGTGGCACTGGTCGTCATTGCGCAGCGCGAAGCAACCGGACGCCCGACTCAGCCGGTACAGGTTGCACAACGATGA
- a CDS encoding glycosyltransferase family 2 protein has product MSGRLFWFCVATIAYTYAGYPALLTILARLRPERPFPPLAELPMVTLLIAAYNEQNVIAAKLANSLALDYPRERLQILVAADGSNDATPEIVAGFADQGVELSYRPERAGKMAAILRALPQARGDIVVLSDANNFYSANALRALVAPFADPIVGAVSGAKVIARGDGALGDSEGLYWKYESYIKRQETRLGSCTGAVGEIMAVCRFLLDRPMPPEAGLMADDLFLAMHVLRQGYRVVYAPDARSVERVSSSTRDERERRARIVAQRFVMMRFSHKVLPWSNPLLVWQIVSHKYLRPLVPLAMIGALIANLAAVVRPSAHGGLARLAHPFNGIMLALQALFYALAWLGGRSEPRGRLGKVLYIPAFLVNGNRAALIGLYRFLTGRHTSLWRRVQRRDDERQASADVMYQPNG; this is encoded by the coding sequence ATGAGTGGTCGGTTGTTCTGGTTCTGTGTGGCAACCATCGCGTACACCTACGCGGGGTATCCGGCGTTGCTGACCATTCTGGCGCGGTTGCGACCGGAGCGCCCATTCCCGCCGCTCGCCGAGCTTCCGATGGTGACGCTGCTGATTGCAGCATACAACGAACAGAACGTGATCGCAGCGAAACTCGCAAACAGTCTGGCGCTCGACTATCCTCGCGAGCGGTTGCAGATCCTGGTTGCTGCCGATGGTTCGAACGATGCCACGCCGGAGATCGTCGCCGGGTTCGCCGATCAGGGGGTTGAACTGAGTTACCGACCGGAGCGCGCAGGGAAGATGGCGGCTATTCTGCGCGCACTGCCACAGGCGCGCGGCGACATCGTTGTGCTGTCTGATGCCAACAACTTCTACAGCGCCAACGCCCTGCGCGCGCTGGTAGCGCCATTTGCCGATCCGATTGTCGGCGCCGTCAGCGGCGCCAAAGTCATCGCCAGAGGAGATGGCGCTCTGGGAGACTCGGAAGGGTTGTACTGGAAGTACGAGTCGTACATCAAGCGTCAGGAGACGCGGCTCGGCAGTTGCACCGGCGCGGTCGGCGAAATCATGGCGGTGTGTCGTTTCCTGCTTGATCGACCGATGCCGCCAGAAGCCGGGTTGATGGCGGATGACCTGTTCCTTGCCATGCATGTGCTGAGGCAGGGATACCGCGTCGTCTACGCTCCCGATGCCCGCTCGGTCGAGCGCGTCTCATCATCGACGCGCGATGAGCGTGAGCGACGCGCGCGCATTGTTGCACAGCGGTTTGTCATGATGCGCTTCTCGCACAAGGTGTTGCCCTGGTCGAACCCACTGCTCGTCTGGCAAATCGTATCGCACAAATACCTGCGTCCGCTCGTGCCGCTGGCGATGATCGGCGCCCTGATCGCCAACCTTGCAGCGGTCGTCCGTCCGTCTGCGCACGGCGGTCTGGCACGACTGGCGCACCCTTTCAATGGAATCATGCTGGCGCTTCAGGCGCTGTTCTACGCGCTGGCATGGCTGGGAGGGCGCAGCGAACCGCGCGGGAGACTGGGCAAAGTGCTGTACATCCCGGCATTTCTGGTGAACGGCAATCGCGCCGCTTTGATCGGACTGTATCGTTTTCTAACCGGACGCCACACGTCGCTCTGGCGCCGCGTTCAACGGCGTGATGATGAGCGACAGGCATCCGCCGATGTCATGTATCAACCGAACGGGTAG
- a CDS encoding YveK family protein gives MSLSTFIRVLIRNWWLIVLATALTVGSTAVFVLLQKPVYQASTIVELKPSVVLEDPNQILNTINALTRRNVINTIARKATSMSMHEEVAREMGVPVEAVLSARVQTITPPETNLIEVRAQSTDPAFAAAVANIVAQQMLGQDYEKVISMEVIDPAMPPTSPIAPQPVRLLTLGLIFGLILGVAFALMEHALSILRSGIDILDDKPLILQQPALSSVEATAPAQHKTSSEK, from the coding sequence ATGAGTTTGTCTACGTTCATTCGCGTTTTGATTCGCAACTGGTGGCTGATCGTTCTGGCAACCGCATTGACGGTCGGAAGCACCGCGGTATTCGTGCTTTTGCAGAAGCCAGTCTACCAGGCATCGACGATCGTCGAGTTGAAGCCGAGTGTCGTTCTGGAAGACCCGAACCAGATCCTGAACACGATCAACGCCCTGACGCGGCGCAATGTCATCAACACAATTGCGCGCAAAGCGACGAGCATGTCGATGCACGAAGAGGTCGCGCGCGAGATGGGGGTTCCGGTCGAAGCGGTGCTGTCAGCGCGCGTGCAGACGATCACGCCACCGGAGACCAACCTGATCGAAGTGCGCGCGCAGAGCACTGATCCGGCTTTCGCGGCTGCGGTCGCCAATATCGTGGCGCAGCAGATGCTCGGTCAGGATTATGAGAAGGTTATCTCGATGGAAGTGATCGACCCGGCTATGCCGCCGACATCTCCAATTGCGCCGCAGCCGGTGCGTTTATTGACGCTTGGTCTGATCTTTGGTCTGATTCTGGGTGTGGCATTTGCCTTGATGGAGCATGCGCTTTCCATCCTGCGGTCAGGCATCGATATTCTTGATGACAAGCCGCTGATCCTGCAGCAACCAGCGCTCTCGTCGGTTGAGGCGACCGCTCCAGCACAGCACAAAACGTCGTCTGAGAAATAG
- a CDS encoding glycosyltransferase family 4 protein has translation MTTLSTRPLRVLHVRPRLGVGGATEYLIRLAESQAEAGYFVAIASGGGEWSRRVAAFAHHYDQTPLTPYIGPGKRAPNLPALLAAGLKLAHIIRVGRIDIVNTHHRFAALAAKLASRLTNVPVVTTLQEVPWKNRRLTRFALGVQAITMSAMMKRFVMETCGVPSDRVTVIPIGINIPSSLSDERRRHLLEDLGLDGSAPIIASVGRLVARKGHIYLLRALPAVVRAHPTLQAVLVGDGEERASLEQAARDLGVARHVTFAGARSDAVDIMALADFTVLPSLEEEFGIVITESFACAKPVVATNVGGIPEHVRPMENGILVPPGDSRALAEQIILLLDHPTLVQQLGQQGRRAVEQHYTRQRFFERTEAVYHAALQRRSEVVR, from the coding sequence ATGACGACGCTATCGACCAGACCACTGCGTGTTTTGCACGTGCGTCCGCGCCTGGGGGTTGGAGGCGCAACCGAGTATCTCATCCGGCTGGCTGAGAGCCAGGCGGAAGCCGGGTATTTCGTGGCAATCGCTTCTGGCGGCGGTGAATGGAGCAGGCGCGTGGCGGCGTTTGCGCACCATTATGATCAGACGCCGCTCACTCCGTATATCGGTCCTGGCAAGCGGGCGCCGAATCTGCCGGCGCTGCTGGCAGCCGGGTTGAAACTGGCGCACATCATCCGTGTCGGGCGCATCGATATTGTGAACACCCACCACCGCTTTGCTGCGCTCGCCGCGAAACTGGCGTCACGCCTGACCAATGTGCCGGTTGTGACGACACTTCAGGAAGTGCCGTGGAAGAATCGCCGTCTGACGCGCTTCGCCCTTGGCGTTCAGGCGATTACGATGAGCGCAATGATGAAACGTTTCGTTATGGAGACCTGTGGCGTGCCGTCTGACCGCGTCACCGTGATCCCGATTGGCATTAACATCCCGTCATCTCTCTCGGACGAACGCCGGCGCCATCTGCTGGAAGACCTTGGTCTCGACGGATCGGCGCCGATCATCGCCAGTGTCGGGCGCCTGGTCGCGCGCAAAGGGCATATCTATCTGCTGCGGGCGCTTCCGGCTGTGGTGCGAGCGCACCCAACCCTTCAGGCTGTGCTGGTTGGCGACGGCGAAGAACGCGCCTCGCTCGAACAGGCGGCACGTGATCTGGGTGTGGCGCGTCATGTCACGTTCGCAGGAGCGCGCAGCGACGCAGTTGATATTATGGCGCTCGCCGACTTCACGGTACTCCCCTCGCTGGAGGAAGAATTCGGCATTGTTATCACCGAATCGTTCGCCTGTGCGAAGCCGGTGGTAGCAACAAACGTTGGCGGCATTCCCGAACATGTGCGCCCGATGGAGAATGGCATCCTTGTACCGCCGGGGGACAGTCGCGCGCTGGCGGAGCAGATCATCCTTCTGCTCGATCATCCCACACTGGTGCAGCAGTTGGGTCAGCAGGGGCGGCGCGCCGTCGAGCAGCACTATACGCGACAGCGCTTCTTCGAACGCACCGAAGCGGTCTACCACGCTGCGCTGCAACGCCGGTCGGAGGTGGTGCGATGA
- a CDS encoding glucosamine inositolphosphorylceramide transferase family protein — protein sequence MSTLLASVRNALPFLRCIRRKDDWAIGLYSGSSPLTLAPMPNVRNPVLTAAHVRDVPALFVADPFLVRTKDRWLLFFEVLHATLRRGQIGLATSRNGKDWEYCQIVLREPFHLSYPHVFAWDGSFYMTPETAACRQVRLYRAVEFPLRWSHVATLLEGDEYLDPTPFMYQGRWWMFVGTGIKDNGALRLYHATTPSGPWKEHPCSPIVQHDPRSARPAGRVVHDGERLLRFAQDCSQHYGQRVLAFEITELTPERYAERPYGAASVLTPQRAGWNARGMHTLDLHHMQNGNWLALVDGYRKRFYVRHSW from the coding sequence ATGAGCACACTGCTTGCATCCGTGCGGAATGCACTCCCGTTTTTGCGATGCATCCGGCGCAAGGATGACTGGGCAATCGGTCTCTATAGCGGCAGCAGTCCACTGACGCTTGCGCCGATGCCCAATGTGCGCAACCCGGTGCTGACCGCTGCCCATGTCCGCGATGTCCCGGCGCTGTTTGTCGCCGACCCGTTCCTGGTGCGCACGAAGGATCGCTGGTTGCTGTTCTTCGAGGTGCTGCACGCAACCCTCCGACGCGGGCAGATCGGTCTGGCGACGAGTCGCAATGGAAAAGACTGGGAGTATTGCCAGATTGTGCTGCGCGAGCCGTTCCATCTATCGTATCCCCACGTGTTTGCATGGGATGGATCATTCTACATGACTCCTGAAACGGCAGCGTGCCGTCAGGTGCGGCTCTATCGCGCAGTCGAGTTTCCGCTGCGCTGGTCGCATGTGGCGACGCTGCTCGAAGGCGATGAGTATCTCGATCCGACGCCGTTTATGTATCAGGGGCGCTGGTGGATGTTCGTCGGGACGGGCATAAAGGATAACGGCGCCCTGCGCCTGTATCACGCGACGACGCCGTCTGGTCCCTGGAAGGAACATCCGTGCAGTCCAATCGTGCAGCATGATCCGCGCAGCGCGCGCCCGGCCGGGCGGGTGGTGCACGATGGAGAGCGGTTGTTGCGCTTTGCGCAGGATTGCTCGCAGCACTATGGTCAACGGGTCCTGGCGTTCGAGATTACGGAATTAACTCCCGAACGCTATGCTGAGCGACCATATGGCGCAGCATCCGTGCTTACCCCGCAGCGCGCTGGATGGAATGCTCGTGGGATGCACACTCTCGATCTTCATCATATGCAGAACGGAAACTGGCTTGCACTCGTCGACGGGTATCGCAAGCGATTCTATGTGCGGCATTCGTGGTAG
- a CDS encoding glycosyltransferase family A protein — protein sequence MSSETDRLRVSAVITTYNAAHFVGEAIESVLAQTRLPDEIVVIDDGSTDDTARVVARYASHGVRYVYQQNGGPGSARNRGIRETSGDLVAFLDADDLWLPPKTEMQLAYVATHPDVALVSCDRWVWKIEKERRYLERFGPHYNLDARREVMVRNIVGNPSQVIARRDALIAAGGFDTTMRWAEEWDLWVRIAARGSLGFVHQPLSVYRWHSGGLAHENMWRRLSGQQAIAFRAISAFQPVWWRPLLLLRAWTAVEVMRATYAVDFDMPRTTQVYHALRVLIYPFENPQEQVRVALRGLLGKKWYTALVNRTPLARLRLRGAQPVNPERRQI from the coding sequence ATGTCATCAGAAACTGACCGACTGCGCGTGAGCGCAGTTATCACAACGTACAATGCGGCACATTTCGTCGGGGAGGCTATCGAGAGCGTTCTGGCGCAGACACGGCTTCCAGACGAGATTGTGGTCATCGATGATGGATCGACCGATGATACTGCCCGAGTCGTAGCACGCTACGCCTCACATGGAGTGCGCTACGTCTATCAGCAAAACGGAGGACCTGGATCGGCGCGTAATCGCGGCATTCGGGAAACGAGCGGCGATCTGGTTGCATTCCTCGATGCCGATGATCTCTGGTTGCCGCCAAAGACGGAGATGCAACTGGCATATGTCGCCACACACCCCGATGTCGCCCTGGTCAGCTGTGATCGCTGGGTGTGGAAGATCGAAAAGGAACGTCGCTATCTAGAACGCTTCGGTCCTCATTATAACCTCGATGCGCGTCGCGAGGTGATGGTGCGCAATATCGTCGGTAATCCATCACAGGTGATAGCGCGCCGGGATGCGCTGATTGCAGCGGGGGGCTTTGACACAACGATGCGTTGGGCAGAGGAATGGGATCTGTGGGTGCGGATTGCGGCGCGTGGTTCGCTCGGATTCGTGCATCAACCGCTCAGTGTGTACCGCTGGCACAGCGGCGGGTTGGCCCATGAGAACATGTGGCGTCGTTTGTCGGGACAACAGGCGATCGCATTTCGTGCGATCAGCGCCTTTCAACCGGTCTGGTGGCGTCCACTGCTGCTCTTGCGCGCCTGGACTGCTGTTGAGGTGATGCGCGCTACTTATGCGGTAGATTTTGATATGCCGCGCACGACACAAGTCTATCACGCGTTACGCGTCCTCATCTATCCGTTTGAGAATCCCCAGGAACAGGTGCGCGTGGCGCTCCGTGGATTGCTTGGCAAGAAATGGTATACCGCACTGGTAAATCGAACGCCGCTCGCCCGATTGCGGTTGCGGGGTGCACAACCTGTAAATCCGGAACGGAGACAGATCTGA
- a CDS encoding lipopolysaccharide biosynthesis protein, whose translation MQTTTSHAEIGTRAVRGTFWSFLSFLSTKALTFITTIILARLLAPAEFGIIAYCTIVIGFLDLLNNFGVGHALIARRDRLDVAQNVAFVISIGSSIVLYAVAWLMAPLIADFFNEPQIVPLLRVLSIGLLLVGIGTVPMAMLQRDLRFKAYLLPGIARNVIKACVAIGMAWQGFGVWSLVVAELVNKVLEVVIPWAIVRWRPTRTFDWGVLHEMLGFGINIVAVGLIGTFMVNVDYIIVGRVLGGAALGIYTIAYRVPEMFIRSTVDTVMMVAFPVLSRLQADKDQLATAYFGYLRYLALFAFPAAVGIALLAPAFVTTFYTEEWQPAIVPMQLIALEIGIASVAYVPGIVYKSINRPDLLTKLTLIKLPWVVATLWFVSQWGINGVAAGMVALSLASTVLDSIVVQRILGFRFIDMIRLLAPIVAATAVMALAAAGIAALLPLNFVGLIVTAIVGGVVYSGAMALFSRDMLREATTMVRAALARS comes from the coding sequence GTGCAAACAACGACATCACATGCGGAGATCGGCACGCGCGCCGTGCGCGGCACATTCTGGTCTTTTCTGTCTTTTCTGAGCACGAAAGCGCTCACCTTTATTACAACCATTATTCTGGCGCGGTTGCTTGCTCCGGCAGAGTTCGGCATTATCGCCTACTGCACGATTGTTATCGGCTTTCTTGACCTGCTCAACAATTTTGGTGTTGGTCACGCGCTGATAGCTCGCCGTGACAGGCTCGACGTGGCGCAAAACGTAGCGTTTGTCATCAGCATCGGCAGCAGCATTGTGTTATATGCCGTCGCCTGGTTGATGGCACCGCTCATCGCCGATTTCTTCAATGAACCTCAGATTGTCCCGTTACTGCGAGTTCTCTCGATAGGTTTGCTGCTCGTCGGGATCGGAACTGTACCGATGGCGATGCTGCAGCGGGATCTGCGTTTCAAAGCATACCTTTTGCCGGGTATTGCGCGCAATGTCATCAAGGCATGTGTGGCGATTGGCATGGCATGGCAGGGGTTCGGCGTCTGGAGTCTGGTCGTTGCCGAACTGGTGAACAAGGTGCTTGAGGTTGTCATACCGTGGGCAATTGTGCGCTGGCGTCCAACTCGCACCTTTGATTGGGGCGTCCTTCACGAAATGCTGGGATTTGGCATCAATATTGTGGCTGTTGGCTTGATCGGCACGTTTATGGTCAATGTTGATTATATCATCGTCGGTCGGGTGCTCGGCGGCGCTGCACTGGGCATCTACACGATTGCTTATCGTGTTCCGGAGATGTTCATCCGCAGCACTGTCGATACAGTAATGATGGTGGCATTTCCGGTATTGTCGCGGTTACAGGCGGATAAGGATCAGCTCGCGACAGCATATTTCGGTTACCTGCGTTATCTCGCGTTATTTGCTTTTCCAGCAGCAGTTGGGATCGCACTGCTCGCACCGGCTTTTGTCACCACGTTTTATACCGAGGAGTGGCAACCAGCAATTGTACCGATGCAACTGATCGCCCTTGAAATTGGCATTGCGTCCGTTGCGTATGTTCCCGGCATTGTGTACAAGTCGATCAATCGACCTGATCTGCTGACGAAGCTAACCCTGATCAAACTGCCCTGGGTGGTAGCCACACTCTGGTTTGTATCACAATGGGGTATCAATGGCGTTGCAGCCGGTATGGTCGCGCTTTCTCTGGCTTCAACTGTACTGGACAGCATCGTCGTCCAGCGAATTCTCGGATTTCGCTTCATCGATATGATCCGGCTCCTGGCGCCGATTGTTGCGGCGACTGCGGTTATGGCACTGGCAGCCGCCGGAATTGCGGCACTGCTGCCGTTGAATTTCGTGGGATTAATTGTTACAGCAATCGTCGGCGGGGTCGTCTATAGTGGGGCAATGGCATTGTTCAGTCGCGACATGCTGAGAGAAGCAACAACCATGGTCCGTGCAGCCCTGGCACGCTCATAA